From the genome of Vigna angularis cultivar LongXiaoDou No.4 chromosome 11, ASM1680809v1, whole genome shotgun sequence, one region includes:
- the LOC108333294 gene encoding cation/H(+) antiporter 28 isoform X1 codes for MAFGLPMKSMEPTICGDKLGNLIMEVAKNFVVYIGMVLACNGLHFLLKPYKQPRITSDIIVGLLVGNIGFVRRLFEKFNLTFGFIIDFGMTCYMFTLGIEMDPYALFAKPNRYTKTALAGIICSFILGGLVTPMFKFFPDENKLLEFTLAFSTMISSTDSPLLTRLITQLKIGKSDIGKLIIGAGMHTDFVCCLMLSIGSIAVPMPEYCQNLLGRFEIKKTVNVVFAVVVQIGFTAMVSPMLLKWVSNENPEGRPMKGPHLVLSIAFMVLMCASTTMYNYNPILSAFLVGLCVPREGRVSRWFITRINYMLTTIFFPIFFLWMGYESNFRQFELHHPATWVRLSVVLVVAVAGKVVGVVVYGAMSGVHWPESVAIGMLLVTKGHLQIYLAMKVIGCGGVTTTTGIVLVLGTFLTALPASRIVASIIRRAKKRAPTHRLALQMLDPSSELRILLCVQGPQNAPASINLVEITKGSADTGIVVYVTDMIELTAELSDSLERDEALHTATVKDRAVMERRDQVTNSFQAYVADNDDGITLKRTMTLSTITNMPQDIFILAEDLMIALIILPFHRSQRDDRRLDSGNAGFRYVNRKVLRSAPCSVGILVDRGLGSVEGITRCEATINVAVIFIGGKDDREALAYASRVAQHSQVKLTVLRFLVDNNSVESAALYRIISPEQEKEMQLDDECFTHFYERHVIGGRISYMEKHFANAAETFSTLRSFEGQYSLVIVGREGGMNSVLTRGMNDWQQCPELGPIGDVLSGTDFSMTVSVLIIQQHRLRGEIDGLDEDFSII; via the exons ATGGCTTTTGGCTTGCCAATGAAGTCCATGGAGCCAACTATCTGTGGAGACAAGTTAGGTAACCTCATAATGGAAGTAGCTAAAAACTTTGTTGTATATATTGGGATGGTGCTTGCGTGCAATGGTTTACATTTTCTACTAAAGCCTTATAAACAACCACGCATTACTTCAGACATAATT GTAGGACTGTTGGTGGGCAACATAGGGTTTGTACGTAGGCTGTTTGAGAAATTTAACCTGACGTTTGGATTCATCATTGATTTTGGAATGACATGTTACATGTTTACCCTGGGAATAGAGATGGATCCTTATGCACTGTTTGCAAAACCAAATAGGTATACTAAAACTGCTTTAGCAGGAATCATATGCTCGTTCATTCTGGGAGGTCTTGTAACCCCAATGTTCAAATTCTTCCCAGATGAAAACAAGCTGCTGGAGTTCACCCTAGCCTTCTCCACAATGATTTCTAGCACGGACTCACCACTCTTGACCCGTTTAATAACCCAGCTGAAAATAGGAAAATCAGATATTGGCAAGCTCATCATTGGAGCAGGGATGCACACAGATTTTGTGTGCTGTTTGATGCTTTCCATTGGCTCCATAGCTGTGCCAATGCCAGAATATTGTCAAAATTTGCTGGGAAGGTTTGAGATTAAGAAGACTGTAAATGTAGTGTTTGCAGTGGTGGTGCAGATAGGGTTCACAGCCATGGTGTCACCAATGCTCTTGAAGTGGGTTAGCAATGAGAACCCTGAGGGTAGACCCATGAAAGGTCCACACTTGGTACTGTCCATTGCCTTCATGGTCTTAATGTGTGCCTCCACCACTATGTATAATTATAATCCAATTTTAAGTGCTTTTCTGGTAGGGCTTTGTGTTCCCAGGGAGGGTAGAGTTTCCAGATGGTTTATCACCAGAATCAACTACATGTTGACCACAATTTTCTTTCCCATCTTTTTCTTGTGGATGGGCTATGAATCTAATTTCAGGCAGTTTGAACTACACCATCCTGCAACATGGGTAAGACTAAGTGTGGTTTTGGTAGTGGCAGTAGCTGGAAAAGTTGTTGGAGTAGTCGTCTATGGGGCCATGTCTGGTGTTCACTGGCCTGAATCGGTTGCAATAGGAATGCTCCTTGTCACTAAGGGCCATTTGCAGATCTACTTAGCTATGAAAGTG ATAGGTTGTGGCGGTGTAACTACTACCACAGGCATTGTGTTGGTACTTGGAACCTTTTTAACAGCTTTACCTGCATCAAGAATTGTAGCAAGCATCATTAGAAGAGCAAAGAAAAGAGCACCTACTCATCGTTTGGCACTTCAAATGCTTGACCCCTCAAGTGAGCTAAGGATCCTCCTGTGTGTTCAAGGGCCTCAAAATGCTCCTGCTTCCATCAACTTGGTGGAGATCACAAAAGGGTCTGCTGACACCGGCATTGTGGTGTATGTCACTGACATGATTGAACTCACTGCTGAATTATCAGACTCATTGGAGAGGGATGAAGCATTGCACACAGCAACAGTGAAAGACAGGGCAGTCATGGAGAGGAGAGACCAAGTAACCAACTCATTCCAAGCCTATGTGGCAGACAATGATGATGGCATTACACTCAAAAGAACCATGACACTCTCAACAATCACTAACATGCCACAAGACATTTTCATTTTAGCAGAGGACTTGATGATTGCCCTCATCATATTGCCATTCCACAGGAGCCAACGTGATGATAGAAGGTTGGATAGTGGTAATGCAGGGTTCAGATACGTGAACCGAAAG GTTCTGAGAAGTGCCCCTTGTTCTGTTGGGATTCTAGTAGATAGGGGCCTTGGATCAGTTGAAGGTATAACAAGATGTGAAGCAACAATAAATGTGGCAGTGATATTCATTGGTGGAAAAGATGATAGAGAAGCCCTTGCCTACGCTAGCCGTGTAGCGCAGCATTCACAAGTTAAGCTGACGGTTCTAAGATTCCTGGTAGATAACAACAGTGTGGAGTCTGCAGCATTATACAGGATCATCTCTCCAGAACAGGAGAAAGAGATGCAATTGGATGATGAATGCTTTACACATTTCTACGAAAGGCATGTGATTGGGGGTCGGATTTCCTACATGGAGAAGCATTTTGCAAATGCTGCTGAGACATTCTCCACTCTGAGATCCTTTGAAGGGCAATACTCATTGGTGATTGTGGGAAGGGAAGGAGGAATGAACTCAGTTTTGACAAGGGGCATGAATGATTGGCAACAGTGCCCAGAATTGGGACCGATAGGGGATGTTCTTTCTGGAACAGACTTCTCAATGACAGTTTCTGTTTTGATCATCCAACAACATAGACTTAGAGGAGAAATAGATGGGTTGGATGAAGATTTCTCTATCATATAA
- the LOC108333294 gene encoding cation/H(+) antiporter 28 isoform X2, giving the protein MTCYMFTLGIEMDPYALFAKPNRYTKTALAGIICSFILGGLVTPMFKFFPDENKLLEFTLAFSTMISSTDSPLLTRLITQLKIGKSDIGKLIIGAGMHTDFVCCLMLSIGSIAVPMPEYCQNLLGRFEIKKTVNVVFAVVVQIGFTAMVSPMLLKWVSNENPEGRPMKGPHLVLSIAFMVLMCASTTMYNYNPILSAFLVGLCVPREGRVSRWFITRINYMLTTIFFPIFFLWMGYESNFRQFELHHPATWVRLSVVLVVAVAGKVVGVVVYGAMSGVHWPESVAIGMLLVTKGHLQIYLAMKVIGCGGVTTTTGIVLVLGTFLTALPASRIVASIIRRAKKRAPTHRLALQMLDPSSELRILLCVQGPQNAPASINLVEITKGSADTGIVVYVTDMIELTAELSDSLERDEALHTATVKDRAVMERRDQVTNSFQAYVADNDDGITLKRTMTLSTITNMPQDIFILAEDLMIALIILPFHRSQRDDRRLDSGNAGFRYVNRKVLRSAPCSVGILVDRGLGSVEGITRCEATINVAVIFIGGKDDREALAYASRVAQHSQVKLTVLRFLVDNNSVESAALYRIISPEQEKEMQLDDECFTHFYERHVIGGRISYMEKHFANAAETFSTLRSFEGQYSLVIVGREGGMNSVLTRGMNDWQQCPELGPIGDVLSGTDFSMTVSVLIIQQHRLRGEIDGLDEDFSII; this is encoded by the exons ATGACATGTTACATGTTTACCCTGGGAATAGAGATGGATCCTTATGCACTGTTTGCAAAACCAAATAGGTATACTAAAACTGCTTTAGCAGGAATCATATGCTCGTTCATTCTGGGAGGTCTTGTAACCCCAATGTTCAAATTCTTCCCAGATGAAAACAAGCTGCTGGAGTTCACCCTAGCCTTCTCCACAATGATTTCTAGCACGGACTCACCACTCTTGACCCGTTTAATAACCCAGCTGAAAATAGGAAAATCAGATATTGGCAAGCTCATCATTGGAGCAGGGATGCACACAGATTTTGTGTGCTGTTTGATGCTTTCCATTGGCTCCATAGCTGTGCCAATGCCAGAATATTGTCAAAATTTGCTGGGAAGGTTTGAGATTAAGAAGACTGTAAATGTAGTGTTTGCAGTGGTGGTGCAGATAGGGTTCACAGCCATGGTGTCACCAATGCTCTTGAAGTGGGTTAGCAATGAGAACCCTGAGGGTAGACCCATGAAAGGTCCACACTTGGTACTGTCCATTGCCTTCATGGTCTTAATGTGTGCCTCCACCACTATGTATAATTATAATCCAATTTTAAGTGCTTTTCTGGTAGGGCTTTGTGTTCCCAGGGAGGGTAGAGTTTCCAGATGGTTTATCACCAGAATCAACTACATGTTGACCACAATTTTCTTTCCCATCTTTTTCTTGTGGATGGGCTATGAATCTAATTTCAGGCAGTTTGAACTACACCATCCTGCAACATGGGTAAGACTAAGTGTGGTTTTGGTAGTGGCAGTAGCTGGAAAAGTTGTTGGAGTAGTCGTCTATGGGGCCATGTCTGGTGTTCACTGGCCTGAATCGGTTGCAATAGGAATGCTCCTTGTCACTAAGGGCCATTTGCAGATCTACTTAGCTATGAAAGTG ATAGGTTGTGGCGGTGTAACTACTACCACAGGCATTGTGTTGGTACTTGGAACCTTTTTAACAGCTTTACCTGCATCAAGAATTGTAGCAAGCATCATTAGAAGAGCAAAGAAAAGAGCACCTACTCATCGTTTGGCACTTCAAATGCTTGACCCCTCAAGTGAGCTAAGGATCCTCCTGTGTGTTCAAGGGCCTCAAAATGCTCCTGCTTCCATCAACTTGGTGGAGATCACAAAAGGGTCTGCTGACACCGGCATTGTGGTGTATGTCACTGACATGATTGAACTCACTGCTGAATTATCAGACTCATTGGAGAGGGATGAAGCATTGCACACAGCAACAGTGAAAGACAGGGCAGTCATGGAGAGGAGAGACCAAGTAACCAACTCATTCCAAGCCTATGTGGCAGACAATGATGATGGCATTACACTCAAAAGAACCATGACACTCTCAACAATCACTAACATGCCACAAGACATTTTCATTTTAGCAGAGGACTTGATGATTGCCCTCATCATATTGCCATTCCACAGGAGCCAACGTGATGATAGAAGGTTGGATAGTGGTAATGCAGGGTTCAGATACGTGAACCGAAAG GTTCTGAGAAGTGCCCCTTGTTCTGTTGGGATTCTAGTAGATAGGGGCCTTGGATCAGTTGAAGGTATAACAAGATGTGAAGCAACAATAAATGTGGCAGTGATATTCATTGGTGGAAAAGATGATAGAGAAGCCCTTGCCTACGCTAGCCGTGTAGCGCAGCATTCACAAGTTAAGCTGACGGTTCTAAGATTCCTGGTAGATAACAACAGTGTGGAGTCTGCAGCATTATACAGGATCATCTCTCCAGAACAGGAGAAAGAGATGCAATTGGATGATGAATGCTTTACACATTTCTACGAAAGGCATGTGATTGGGGGTCGGATTTCCTACATGGAGAAGCATTTTGCAAATGCTGCTGAGACATTCTCCACTCTGAGATCCTTTGAAGGGCAATACTCATTGGTGATTGTGGGAAGGGAAGGAGGAATGAACTCAGTTTTGACAAGGGGCATGAATGATTGGCAACAGTGCCCAGAATTGGGACCGATAGGGGATGTTCTTTCTGGAACAGACTTCTCAATGACAGTTTCTGTTTTGATCATCCAACAACATAGACTTAGAGGAGAAATAGATGGGTTGGATGAAGATTTCTCTATCATATAA
- the LOC108333294 gene encoding cation/H(+) antiporter 28 isoform X3, with protein sequence MHCLQNQIDENKLLEFTLAFSTMISSTDSPLLTRLITQLKIGKSDIGKLIIGAGMHTDFVCCLMLSIGSIAVPMPEYCQNLLGRFEIKKTVNVVFAVVVQIGFTAMVSPMLLKWVSNENPEGRPMKGPHLVLSIAFMVLMCASTTMYNYNPILSAFLVGLCVPREGRVSRWFITRINYMLTTIFFPIFFLWMGYESNFRQFELHHPATWVRLSVVLVVAVAGKVVGVVVYGAMSGVHWPESVAIGMLLVTKGHLQIYLAMKVIGCGGVTTTTGIVLVLGTFLTALPASRIVASIIRRAKKRAPTHRLALQMLDPSSELRILLCVQGPQNAPASINLVEITKGSADTGIVVYVTDMIELTAELSDSLERDEALHTATVKDRAVMERRDQVTNSFQAYVADNDDGITLKRTMTLSTITNMPQDIFILAEDLMIALIILPFHRSQRDDRRLDSGNAGFRYVNRKVLRSAPCSVGILVDRGLGSVEGITRCEATINVAVIFIGGKDDREALAYASRVAQHSQVKLTVLRFLVDNNSVESAALYRIISPEQEKEMQLDDECFTHFYERHVIGGRISYMEKHFANAAETFSTLRSFEGQYSLVIVGREGGMNSVLTRGMNDWQQCPELGPIGDVLSGTDFSMTVSVLIIQQHRLRGEIDGLDEDFSII encoded by the exons ATGCACTGTTTGCAAAACCAAATAG ATGAAAACAAGCTGCTGGAGTTCACCCTAGCCTTCTCCACAATGATTTCTAGCACGGACTCACCACTCTTGACCCGTTTAATAACCCAGCTGAAAATAGGAAAATCAGATATTGGCAAGCTCATCATTGGAGCAGGGATGCACACAGATTTTGTGTGCTGTTTGATGCTTTCCATTGGCTCCATAGCTGTGCCAATGCCAGAATATTGTCAAAATTTGCTGGGAAGGTTTGAGATTAAGAAGACTGTAAATGTAGTGTTTGCAGTGGTGGTGCAGATAGGGTTCACAGCCATGGTGTCACCAATGCTCTTGAAGTGGGTTAGCAATGAGAACCCTGAGGGTAGACCCATGAAAGGTCCACACTTGGTACTGTCCATTGCCTTCATGGTCTTAATGTGTGCCTCCACCACTATGTATAATTATAATCCAATTTTAAGTGCTTTTCTGGTAGGGCTTTGTGTTCCCAGGGAGGGTAGAGTTTCCAGATGGTTTATCACCAGAATCAACTACATGTTGACCACAATTTTCTTTCCCATCTTTTTCTTGTGGATGGGCTATGAATCTAATTTCAGGCAGTTTGAACTACACCATCCTGCAACATGGGTAAGACTAAGTGTGGTTTTGGTAGTGGCAGTAGCTGGAAAAGTTGTTGGAGTAGTCGTCTATGGGGCCATGTCTGGTGTTCACTGGCCTGAATCGGTTGCAATAGGAATGCTCCTTGTCACTAAGGGCCATTTGCAGATCTACTTAGCTATGAAAGTG ATAGGTTGTGGCGGTGTAACTACTACCACAGGCATTGTGTTGGTACTTGGAACCTTTTTAACAGCTTTACCTGCATCAAGAATTGTAGCAAGCATCATTAGAAGAGCAAAGAAAAGAGCACCTACTCATCGTTTGGCACTTCAAATGCTTGACCCCTCAAGTGAGCTAAGGATCCTCCTGTGTGTTCAAGGGCCTCAAAATGCTCCTGCTTCCATCAACTTGGTGGAGATCACAAAAGGGTCTGCTGACACCGGCATTGTGGTGTATGTCACTGACATGATTGAACTCACTGCTGAATTATCAGACTCATTGGAGAGGGATGAAGCATTGCACACAGCAACAGTGAAAGACAGGGCAGTCATGGAGAGGAGAGACCAAGTAACCAACTCATTCCAAGCCTATGTGGCAGACAATGATGATGGCATTACACTCAAAAGAACCATGACACTCTCAACAATCACTAACATGCCACAAGACATTTTCATTTTAGCAGAGGACTTGATGATTGCCCTCATCATATTGCCATTCCACAGGAGCCAACGTGATGATAGAAGGTTGGATAGTGGTAATGCAGGGTTCAGATACGTGAACCGAAAG GTTCTGAGAAGTGCCCCTTGTTCTGTTGGGATTCTAGTAGATAGGGGCCTTGGATCAGTTGAAGGTATAACAAGATGTGAAGCAACAATAAATGTGGCAGTGATATTCATTGGTGGAAAAGATGATAGAGAAGCCCTTGCCTACGCTAGCCGTGTAGCGCAGCATTCACAAGTTAAGCTGACGGTTCTAAGATTCCTGGTAGATAACAACAGTGTGGAGTCTGCAGCATTATACAGGATCATCTCTCCAGAACAGGAGAAAGAGATGCAATTGGATGATGAATGCTTTACACATTTCTACGAAAGGCATGTGATTGGGGGTCGGATTTCCTACATGGAGAAGCATTTTGCAAATGCTGCTGAGACATTCTCCACTCTGAGATCCTTTGAAGGGCAATACTCATTGGTGATTGTGGGAAGGGAAGGAGGAATGAACTCAGTTTTGACAAGGGGCATGAATGATTGGCAACAGTGCCCAGAATTGGGACCGATAGGGGATGTTCTTTCTGGAACAGACTTCTCAATGACAGTTTCTGTTTTGATCATCCAACAACATAGACTTAGAGGAGAAATAGATGGGTTGGATGAAGATTTCTCTATCATATAA